A portion of the Brevundimonas pondensis genome contains these proteins:
- a CDS encoding alkaline phosphatase family protein codes for MFSRVAGLCLALLLSACATTPVVVPRSAEPPLVMLISIDGFRADYLDRGITPNLSRLAGEGATGPMRPSFPSVTFPNHYTLVTGLHPDHHGIVGNNMVDAELGRFSLGNKQAVTDRRWWDQGEPIWVSAEKAGVKTATMFWPGSEADIRGVRPTYWTTFDQGMPGDARVDRVLGWMDLSADQRPQLTTLYFDIVDTQGHHNGPDAPETAEAIRSVDASIGRLVEGLKARGLYERTVLVVVSDHGMAATSPERVTWIDDLIDPAAIQIVYSGAVSFLNPAPGREAEVEAALLGSRPHLDCWKKSEIPARFVLGSNPRVSAIVCASEPGWTLTTKARPVTRAGGAHGYDNFSPDMAAIFIARGPGVVQGRRLRDLDSVDVQPFLARILGVDAPLGDGRPEDTLSVTSR; via the coding sequence ATGTTTTCTCGCGTCGCGGGTCTGTGTCTGGCCCTGCTGTTGAGCGCCTGCGCCACTACGCCGGTCGTCGTGCCCAGGTCGGCTGAACCGCCTCTGGTCATGCTGATTTCCATTGACGGTTTCCGCGCCGACTATCTGGACCGGGGGATCACGCCCAACCTGTCGCGACTGGCGGGCGAGGGAGCGACGGGGCCGATGCGGCCGTCCTTTCCCAGCGTGACCTTCCCCAACCACTATACGCTGGTGACGGGCCTGCACCCCGACCACCACGGCATTGTCGGCAACAACATGGTGGATGCCGAGCTGGGTCGCTTCTCGCTGGGCAACAAGCAGGCCGTCACCGACCGCCGCTGGTGGGATCAGGGCGAGCCGATCTGGGTCTCGGCCGAGAAGGCGGGCGTCAAGACCGCCACCATGTTCTGGCCGGGATCTGAGGCCGATATTCGCGGCGTGCGTCCGACCTACTGGACGACCTTCGACCAGGGCATGCCGGGTGACGCGCGTGTGGATCGCGTGCTGGGATGGATGGACCTGTCGGCGGATCAGCGGCCGCAGCTGACCACCCTCTATTTCGACATCGTCGACACCCAGGGCCACCACAACGGCCCCGACGCGCCCGAGACCGCCGAGGCCATCCGTTCGGTCGACGCCTCCATCGGCCGTCTGGTCGAGGGGCTGAAGGCGCGGGGTCTGTATGAACGCACGGTTCTGGTGGTGGTGTCCGATCACGGCATGGCCGCCACCTCGCCCGAGCGCGTGACCTGGATCGACGACCTGATTGACCCGGCGGCGATCCAGATCGTCTATTCCGGCGCCGTCAGCTTTCTGAACCCCGCCCCGGGCCGGGAGGCCGAGGTTGAGGCGGCGCTGCTGGGCTCGCGCCCGCATCTGGACTGCTGGAAGAAGAGCGAGATCCCGGCCCGGTTCGTCCTGGGTTCCAACCCGCGTGTTTCGGCCATTGTCTGCGCCTCGGAGCCGGGCTGGACCTTGACGACGAAGGCGCGTCCCGTGACCAGGGCGGGCGGGGCGCACGGCTATGACAATTTCTCGCCGGACATGGCGGCCATCTTCATCGCCCGTGGACCGGGGGTGGTTCAGGGGCGGCGACTGCGTGATCTGGACAGCGTCGATGTGCAGCCCTTCCTGGCCCGTATTCTGGGCGTGGACGCCCCACTAGGCGATGGTCGACCGGAAGACACGCTATCGGTGACGTCACGCTGA
- a CDS encoding TCR/Tet family MFS transporter — protein MSLHHPKVRRAAMAFIFVTAVLDIVAMGIVIPVLPHLIEEFVGSNARAGLLNGVFVALWAGMQFLASPVIGSLSDQYGRRPVILISCAGLAADYVLMALAPNLWWLAVGRLIAGVTSSSFTTIYAYMADITEPEKRARAYGLIGAAFSGGFVLGPVLGGFLGEFGPRVPFWVAGGLSGVAFLYGLFILPESLAPEKRMPFSWRRANPVGAMILLKRHAELTGLAVVNFLLYFAHHVFSAVFVLYAGLRYDWGPWQVGMLLALVGVLDMIVQGVLVGPVSKRFGDRATMVFGLCGGTVGIALMGWAPTGVAFIIAMLPNALWGLAMPTLQSLMTRRVSESEQGQLQGANMSVASIAGVASPLFFGWVYSVSVGEGFGPMTAWLRGLGIDAKLASAAVDAISTPGLAFYLAAVALALAALIGWITARRAERDEVTVV, from the coding sequence ATGTCCCTGCATCACCCCAAGGTCCGCCGCGCGGCGATGGCCTTCATCTTCGTCACGGCGGTGCTCGACATCGTGGCCATGGGGATTGTCATCCCTGTCCTGCCGCATCTGATCGAGGAGTTTGTCGGCTCCAATGCGCGGGCGGGACTGCTGAACGGGGTCTTCGTGGCCCTGTGGGCCGGGATGCAGTTCCTGGCCTCGCCGGTCATCGGTTCGTTGTCGGATCAGTACGGGCGTCGTCCGGTTATTCTGATCAGCTGTGCCGGGCTGGCGGCGGACTATGTGCTGATGGCGCTGGCGCCCAATCTGTGGTGGCTGGCGGTCGGACGGCTGATCGCGGGCGTCACCTCGTCCAGTTTCACGACCATCTACGCCTACATGGCCGACATCACCGAGCCGGAAAAGCGGGCGCGGGCCTATGGCCTGATCGGGGCGGCCTTCTCGGGTGGGTTCGTGCTGGGGCCGGTGCTGGGTGGGTTCCTCGGCGAGTTCGGGCCGCGCGTGCCCTTCTGGGTGGCGGGCGGTCTGTCGGGCGTGGCCTTCCTCTATGGACTGTTCATTCTGCCCGAGAGCCTGGCGCCCGAAAAACGCATGCCCTTCAGCTGGCGGCGCGCCAATCCTGTCGGAGCCATGATCCTGCTGAAACGGCATGCCGAACTGACCGGCCTCGCGGTCGTGAACTTCCTGCTCTATTTCGCCCACCACGTCTTCTCGGCGGTCTTCGTCCTTTATGCCGGTCTGAGATACGACTGGGGGCCGTGGCAGGTGGGAATGTTGCTGGCCCTGGTGGGGGTGCTGGACATGATCGTTCAGGGTGTCCTCGTCGGGCCGGTGTCGAAGCGGTTCGGCGACCGGGCGACCATGGTGTTCGGCCTTTGCGGCGGGACGGTCGGCATCGCCCTGATGGGGTGGGCGCCGACAGGCGTGGCCTTCATCATAGCCATGCTGCCCAACGCCCTGTGGGGCCTGGCCATGCCGACCTTGCAATCCCTGATGACCCGGCGCGTCAGCGAGAGCGAGCAGGGCCAGTTGCAAGGCGCCAACATGAGCGTCGCCTCCATCGCGGGCGTGGCCTCGCCGCTGTTCTTCGGCTGGGTCTATTCGGTGTCGGTGGGCGAGGGCTTTGGGCCGATGACGGCATGGTTGCGGGGCCTCGGCATCGACGCGAAACTGGCGTCCGCGGCGGTGGACGCCATTTCGACGCCTGGCCTAGCCTTCTATCTAGCAGCTGTCGCCCTGGCCTTGGCGGCGCTGATCGGCTGGATCACCGCGCGCAGGGCGGAACGGGACGAGGTCACGGTCGTTTGA
- a CDS encoding trypsin-like peptidase domain-containing protein has translation MKTSRLAIAAALMLSACGQPQPSKAQEGIFAEQPRQAPRDAGTMKSSFAPVVREAAPAVVNISARGVQQVRDPFFELFGGGPQSRVTGSIGSGVIVRADGVVVTNNHVIQNMQQIRVTLNDRREYPARVLLADERSDIAVLQLEQVDGDLPVLRIDDQEEQQVGDLVLAIGNPFGVGQTVTNGIISAVNRTETGISDSGSFIQTDAAINPGNSGGALVDMDGDLIGINTAIFSRTGSSTGVGFAVPATMVKRVVDSAIGGAKSVVRPWLGVKGDTVSADIARSLGLSRPQGLIITEVYPQGPGARAGLEQGDVITAVDGAEINDQGGLNFRVGTRSPNDTVAVTILRDGRTQTVNARVSTLPGDADPGQGATVGQGALAGLQGVALNPALADRLGGDPFTSGVVVTGLQRNSVPARIGLRPNDLIVQVDGRPATSVAALARAQRGSELTIVRGGRKLTGRLP, from the coding sequence ATGAAGACTTCCAGACTGGCCATCGCCGCCGCCTTGATGCTGTCCGCCTGCGGCCAGCCGCAACCGTCAAAGGCGCAGGAGGGGATCTTCGCCGAGCAGCCGCGTCAGGCCCCGCGCGACGCCGGAACCATGAAGTCCAGCTTTGCGCCTGTGGTGCGCGAGGCCGCGCCCGCCGTGGTCAATATCTCGGCGCGTGGCGTGCAGCAGGTTCGCGATCCCTTCTTCGAGCTGTTCGGCGGCGGACCGCAGTCGCGGGTGACCGGCTCGATCGGTTCGGGCGTCATCGTGCGCGCGGACGGGGTGGTGGTGACCAACAACCACGTCATCCAGAACATGCAGCAGATCCGCGTCACCCTGAACGACCGGCGCGAATATCCGGCGCGCGTTCTGCTGGCCGACGAGCGGTCCGACATCGCCGTCCTGCAACTGGAACAGGTGGACGGCGACCTGCCGGTACTGCGTATCGACGATCAGGAAGAGCAGCAGGTCGGGGATCTGGTCCTGGCCATCGGCAATCCGTTCGGCGTCGGCCAGACGGTGACCAACGGCATCATCTCGGCGGTGAATCGCACCGAGACGGGGATCAGTGATTCCGGTTCCTTCATCCAGACCGACGCGGCGATCAATCCTGGCAATTCGGGCGGCGCCCTGGTCGACATGGACGGCGACCTGATCGGCATCAACACCGCTATCTTCTCGCGCACCGGCTCCTCGACCGGGGTCGGCTTTGCGGTGCCGGCGACCATGGTGAAGCGGGTGGTGGATTCCGCCATTGGCGGGGCCAAGTCCGTCGTGCGGCCGTGGCTGGGCGTGAAGGGCGACACCGTCAGCGCCGACATTGCCCGCAGCCTGGGCCTGTCGCGGCCTCAGGGCCTGATCATCACCGAGGTCTATCCCCAGGGACCGGGTGCGCGCGCCGGGCTGGAGCAGGGCGACGTCATCACCGCCGTCGATGGGGCCGAGATCAATGACCAGGGCGGCCTGAACTTCCGCGTCGGCACCCGCTCGCCCAATGACACGGTGGCCGTGACCATCCTGCGTGACGGACGCACCCAGACGGTCAACGCCCGTGTTTCGACCCTGCCGGGCGACGCCGACCCCGGTCAGGGCGCGACCGTGGGGCAGGGAGCATTGGCCGGACTGCAGGGCGTGGCGTTGAATCCGGCCCTGGCCGACCGTCTGGGCGGCGATCCCTTCACCAGCGGCGTGGTCGTGACCGGCTTGCAGCGCAACAGCGTCCCCGCGCGCATCGGCTTGCGCCCCAACGACCTGATCGTTCAGGTGGACGGCCGTCCGGCGACCTCGGTCGCCGCCCTGGCGCGGGCGCAACGCGGCTCAGAACTGACCATCGTGCGCGGCGGCCGCAAGCTGACGGGGCGGTTGCCGTAG
- a CDS encoding VOC family protein produces the protein MSEPQPNQGPTGGVTPHLTIPSRGGAAAIEFYGRAFGAEEIMRMPAEDGERLMHAHLKINGASLMLADEFPEWTGEADITPKGVTLHLQVDDPDEWWNRALVAGAIPVMPLEDQFWGDRYGQLRDPFGHTWSIGGRKRS, from the coding sequence ATGTCCGAACCCCAGCCGAACCAGGGTCCCACGGGCGGCGTCACGCCCCATCTGACCATTCCCTCGCGCGGCGGCGCGGCGGCCATCGAGTTCTACGGCCGGGCCTTCGGCGCCGAGGAGATCATGCGGATGCCCGCCGAGGACGGCGAGCGGCTGATGCACGCACACCTCAAGATCAATGGCGCCAGCCTGATGCTGGCCGACGAGTTCCCCGAATGGACCGGCGAGGCCGACATCACGCCCAAGGGCGTCACCCTGCACCTTCAGGTCGATGATCCCGACGAATGGTGGAACCGCGCTCTGGTGGCGGGCGCCATCCCCGTCATGCCGCTGGAGGATCAGTTCTGGGGCGACCGCTATGGTCAGCTCCGCGACCCCTTCGGCCACACCTGGTCCATCGGCGGCCGGAAGAGGAGCTGA
- a CDS encoding replication-associated recombination protein A has translation MTDLFEAAGIHAPDAPLADRLRPQTLEQVVGQDHLLGEGGPIRRMIEAGRLGSMILWGPPGTGKTTIARLLAKAAGYEYQSISAVFSGVADLKKAFEAARMRRAAGQQTLLFVDEIHRFNRAQQDGFLPFVEEGIVTLVGATTENPSFELNGALLSRSQVYVLKRLDDAALDQLLDRAAALMERPLPLTSEARQAMLALADGDGRYLLTMSEVLFDLPEGELLDVQGLAGVLQKRAPAYDKSREEHYNLISALHKSVRGSDPDAALYWLARMLNGGEDPLYLARRIVRMAVEDIGQADPLSILVANAAKDTYDFLGSPEGELALAQAVVHLATAPKSVGVYEAFKAAKKAAHETGSLMPPAHIRNAPTKLMKQLGYGKGYQYDPDTPEGFSGANFFPDEMERRTFYKPKGEGHEEKVKARLERWAALRERAQREG, from the coding sequence ATGACTGACCTGTTTGAAGCCGCCGGCATCCACGCCCCTGACGCCCCCTTGGCCGACCGTCTGCGCCCGCAGACGCTGGAGCAGGTGGTGGGCCAGGACCATCTGCTGGGCGAGGGCGGGCCGATCCGCCGCATGATCGAGGCCGGGCGTCTGGGCTCCATGATCCTGTGGGGGCCGCCGGGGACCGGCAAGACCACCATCGCCCGGCTTCTGGCCAAGGCGGCGGGCTATGAATACCAGTCGATCAGCGCCGTCTTCTCGGGCGTCGCCGACCTGAAGAAGGCGTTCGAGGCCGCGCGGATGCGCCGCGCCGCGGGTCAGCAGACCCTGCTGTTCGTGGACGAGATCCACCGCTTCAACCGCGCCCAGCAGGACGGCTTCCTGCCCTTCGTCGAGGAAGGGATCGTCACCCTGGTCGGCGCCACGACCGAGAACCCGAGCTTCGAGCTGAACGGGGCGCTGCTGTCGCGGAGCCAAGTCTATGTGCTGAAGCGTCTGGACGATGCGGCGCTGGATCAACTGTTGGACCGGGCGGCGGCCCTGATGGAGCGGCCTCTGCCGCTGACGTCCGAGGCGCGTCAGGCCATGCTGGCCCTGGCCGATGGCGACGGCCGCTATCTGCTGACCATGTCCGAGGTTCTGTTCGACCTGCCCGAGGGCGAGTTGCTGGACGTTCAGGGCCTGGCCGGCGTGCTTCAGAAACGCGCGCCCGCCTACGACAAGTCGCGCGAGGAGCACTACAACCTCATATCCGCCCTGCATAAGTCGGTGCGCGGATCGGACCCGGACGCGGCCCTCTACTGGCTGGCGCGGATGCTGAACGGGGGCGAGGACCCGCTCTATCTGGCGCGGCGGATCGTGCGGATGGCGGTCGAGGACATCGGACAGGCCGATCCCCTGTCCATCCTGGTCGCCAACGCCGCCAAGGACACCTACGACTTCCTCGGCAGCCCCGAAGGCGAACTAGCCCTGGCCCAGGCGGTGGTCCATCTGGCCACGGCGCCCAAGTCGGTGGGGGTCTATGAGGCCTTCAAGGCGGCGAAGAAGGCGGCGCATGAGACCGGCTCCCTGATGCCGCCCGCCCATATCCGCAACGCCCCGACCAAGCTGATGAAACAGCTCGGCTACGGCAAGGGGTACCAGTACGATCCCGACACGCCCGAGGGCTTTTCCGGCGCCAACTTCTTCCCCGACGAGATGGAACGCCGCACCTTCTACAAGCCGAAAGGCGAGGGCCACGAAGAGAAGGTCAAGGCGCGACTGGAACGCTGGGCGGCCTTGCGGGAACGGGCGCAGAGGGAAGGCTGA
- a CDS encoding RluA family pseudouridine synthase, whose product MKTRQPASLTEEDIAAVRSWVIHEDAHIIAFNKPSGLSSQGGRIQAHTLDDLLWAFARSNGKRPELVHRLDRDTSGVILAAKTKPAAGFLGKAMQMRRFQKTYLALVSSAPEPKSGRITAALRREEIGRESYMRVVEFDAPGAQGAVSGYRTLAASEDGALVELSPETGRMHQLRVHMASIGRPLVGDVRYGGALTFAGRGAPRLMLHAARLSFPHPEGGERVTLEAAPPEDFAALKAAAGL is encoded by the coding sequence GTGAAAACCCGCCAGCCCGCTTCCCTGACCGAAGAAGACATCGCCGCCGTCCGTTCGTGGGTCATCCACGAGGACGCGCACATCATCGCCTTCAACAAGCCGTCCGGCCTGTCGAGCCAGGGCGGACGCATCCAGGCCCATACCCTGGACGACCTTCTGTGGGCCTTTGCGCGCTCAAACGGCAAGCGGCCTGAGCTGGTGCACCGGCTGGACCGCGACACCTCGGGCGTCATCCTGGCGGCCAAGACCAAGCCCGCCGCCGGGTTCCTGGGCAAGGCCATGCAGATGCGCCGCTTCCAGAAGACCTATCTGGCCCTGGTGTCCTCGGCTCCCGAGCCGAAGTCGGGTCGCATCACCGCCGCCCTGCGCCGTGAAGAGATCGGGCGTGAATCCTATATGCGGGTGGTCGAGTTCGACGCCCCGGGCGCGCAGGGCGCCGTCAGCGGCTATCGCACCCTGGCCGCCAGCGAGGATGGCGCTTTGGTCGAGTTGTCGCCCGAGACGGGGCGGATGCACCAGCTGCGGGTCCATATGGCCTCGATCGGTCGGCCACTGGTTGGCGACGTGCGCTATGGCGGCGCGCTGACCTTCGCCGGTCGCGGCGCTCCGCGCCTGATGCTGCACGCGGCCAGACTGTCCTTCCCGCACCCCGAAGGCGGCGAGCGCGTGACGCTGGAAGCGGCTCCGCCCGAGGATTTTGCCGCCTTGAAAGCGGCGGCGGGGCTCTAG
- a CDS encoding CC0125/CC1285 family lipoprotein, with protein sequence MKRLTFGLIAVSALALSACASLAPYGPQQSARGQGFSEQQIESNRFRVTYNGVGAAGPVVDRALFRAGQLTVDQGYDWFEVTQRWIDGRPDSAGGVRPSVSIGAGSSRYGGYRSSGVGVGLGFDLSGPQPTSTTLEIVMGRGAKPDRPDAYDARRVQDAIRSRL encoded by the coding sequence ATGAAACGTCTGACCTTCGGCCTGATCGCGGTTTCGGCTCTGGCGCTGAGCGCCTGCGCCAGCCTGGCCCCCTATGGCCCGCAGCAATCGGCGCGGGGGCAGGGGTTCAGCGAGCAGCAGATCGAATCCAACCGTTTCCGCGTCACCTACAACGGCGTCGGCGCAGCCGGCCCGGTGGTCGATCGCGCCCTGTTTCGCGCGGGGCAACTGACCGTGGATCAGGGCTATGACTGGTTCGAGGTGACGCAGCGCTGGATCGACGGCCGTCCCGACAGCGCCGGCGGCGTGCGCCCCAGCGTCTCGATTGGGGCGGGGTCCAGCCGGTACGGCGGCTATCGCTCATCGGGCGTCGGTGTCGGCCTGGGCTTCGATCTCAGCGGGCCGCAGCCGACCTCGACCACGCTCGAGATCGTCATGGGACGCGGCGCCAAGCCGGATCGGCCCGACGCTTATGACGCGCGCCGGGTTCAGGACGCGATCCGGTCGCGGCTATAG
- a CDS encoding TonB-dependent receptor plug domain-containing protein has protein sequence MTNKRERLLATTMIAGFALAGLAAPAMAQSQTAEEQTTQVGEIVVTGSRIARQDYQSTSPIVTVDTQDFQATGSVTIDSLLNDMPQFVPSISSTSNNPSNGGQANLNLRGLGTARTLVLMNGRRVVPSNASGVVDVNILPTALIKNIEVISGGASAAYGSDALAGVANFILNDSFEGVQVDVQYGETDRSDGTTESYSLTVGGNFADDRGNMVLSLSRSTRAQIYNGARDWSSISGASGTTPLGSTTFDANNLPTQAFVNGYFGTPTVCPTGTNPTAPCIGNSSQFGFNNDGSLFSYVLTRNFKSPGGITYDGFAQPGVGTYAFNTGALNSLQLPLDRWSAYAGGRYTINDNAEVYSNLLFTQYEAQQELAATPAANNVPGTGFRVPSTNPFIGATLRSFLNSRPNPNSSFLLNKRFTEVGGRIGNDRYNVYQLTTGIRGEVPQSRWTYDVYAQYGRVDNTTTQMGNVSRSAVQRLLDAPDGGASLCAGGFNPFGESNLSPSCVAYISRTGQNTTVSEQTVVEGSLQGQLFTLPAGEVRGAFGVQYRQDNYAFRPDASLAQSNPVVARPDGGSNGGSEIAGFNPSQALSGSTNSKEVFAEVLVPVLADLPFIQQLDLTLGYRYSDYNTIGGVSAYKADVEWQIVDGLRFRGGANRAVRAPSIGELFAPTNTSFPSVGTPSATGLSGDPCDIRSSYRNGANAAKVRDLCLAQGISSASIDSYQFGNNQVSGITGGNVNLEEETADTWSAGLVYQSRFQHPLLSGFSASIDYYNIEITNVIGTVGAAAQLQGCYNAQGQNPTYDPNNGYCQLFARDPLTGNVTQARELNQNLATLKTSGVDAQFDWRVQLADAGLPDWGALSANVVVGWLSDWQRQDTAGGPFINRTGTIDSVFGNTFPEWKMLSSLNWSMGAFGAGVRWRRVGEMTQFGTTTVLEPLHYFDLNGSWAVNDTVVLRAGVNNLTDEDPRTYSPGVQANTDPSTYDVLGRRYYVGLTARF, from the coding sequence TTGACCAACAAACGTGAGCGGCTTCTGGCCACGACGATGATCGCCGGCTTTGCGCTGGCGGGCCTCGCCGCGCCGGCCATGGCCCAGTCCCAGACTGCTGAAGAGCAGACGACCCAGGTCGGCGAAATCGTCGTCACCGGTTCGCGGATTGCGCGCCAGGACTATCAATCGACCAGCCCGATCGTGACGGTCGACACCCAGGACTTCCAGGCGACGGGTTCGGTCACGATCGACAGCCTGCTGAACGACATGCCGCAGTTCGTGCCGTCGATCAGCTCGACCTCGAACAACCCCTCGAACGGCGGTCAGGCCAACCTGAACCTCCGCGGTCTGGGCACGGCTCGCACCCTGGTGCTGATGAACGGCCGTCGCGTCGTGCCGTCGAACGCCAGTGGCGTGGTTGACGTCAACATCCTGCCCACCGCCCTGATCAAGAACATCGAAGTCATTTCCGGCGGCGCCTCGGCGGCCTATGGTTCGGACGCTCTGGCCGGCGTGGCCAACTTCATCCTGAACGACAGCTTCGAAGGCGTTCAGGTCGACGTCCAGTACGGTGAAACCGATCGCAGCGACGGAACGACCGAGAGCTACTCGCTGACTGTCGGCGGCAACTTCGCCGACGACCGGGGCAACATGGTCCTGTCGCTGAGCCGTTCGACCCGCGCCCAGATCTACAACGGTGCTCGTGACTGGTCCTCGATCTCGGGCGCTTCGGGCACCACGCCGCTGGGCTCGACCACGTTCGACGCCAACAACCTGCCCACGCAGGCCTTCGTCAACGGCTATTTCGGCACCCCGACCGTCTGCCCGACGGGCACCAACCCGACGGCGCCTTGCATCGGTAACTCGAGCCAGTTCGGTTTCAACAACGACGGCTCGCTGTTCAGCTATGTGCTGACGCGTAACTTCAAGAGCCCGGGCGGCATCACCTATGATGGCTTCGCTCAGCCTGGCGTGGGCACCTATGCCTTCAACACCGGCGCTCTGAACTCGCTGCAACTGCCGCTGGATCGCTGGAGCGCCTATGCCGGTGGTCGTTACACGATCAACGACAATGCCGAGGTCTATTCGAACCTGCTGTTCACGCAGTACGAAGCGCAGCAGGAACTGGCCGCCACGCCCGCCGCGAACAACGTTCCTGGCACGGGCTTCCGCGTCCCCTCGACCAACCCCTTCATCGGCGCGACGCTGCGTTCCTTCCTGAACTCGCGTCCGAATCCGAACAGCTCGTTCCTGCTGAACAAGCGTTTCACCGAAGTCGGCGGCCGGATCGGCAACGATCGGTATAACGTCTATCAGCTGACGACCGGCATTCGTGGTGAAGTGCCGCAAAGCCGCTGGACCTATGACGTCTACGCCCAGTACGGCCGCGTCGACAACACCACCACCCAGATGGGCAACGTGTCGCGCTCGGCGGTTCAGCGTCTGCTGGATGCGCCCGACGGCGGCGCCAGCCTCTGCGCCGGCGGTTTCAACCCGTTCGGCGAATCCAACCTGTCGCCGTCGTGCGTGGCCTATATTTCGCGCACGGGTCAAAACACCACCGTGTCGGAGCAGACGGTCGTTGAAGGCTCGCTGCAAGGCCAGCTGTTCACGCTTCCGGCGGGTGAAGTTCGCGGCGCCTTCGGCGTGCAATATCGTCAGGACAACTACGCCTTCCGTCCGGACGCCTCGCTGGCCCAGAGCAACCCTGTCGTGGCCCGTCCGGACGGCGGTTCCAACGGTGGTTCGGAAATCGCTGGCTTCAACCCCTCGCAGGCTCTGAGCGGCTCGACGAACTCCAAGGAAGTGTTCGCCGAAGTTCTGGTGCCGGTTCTGGCTGACCTGCCGTTCATCCAGCAGCTCGACCTGACGCTGGGCTACCGCTACTCGGACTACAACACGATCGGCGGCGTTTCGGCCTACAAGGCTGACGTGGAATGGCAGATCGTGGACGGTCTGCGCTTCCGCGGCGGCGCCAACCGCGCCGTTCGTGCTCCGTCGATCGGCGAACTGTTCGCGCCGACCAACACCAGCTTCCCCTCGGTCGGTACGCCTTCGGCTACGGGCCTGTCGGGCGACCCCTGCGATATTCGCAGCAGCTACCGCAACGGCGCCAACGCCGCCAAGGTCCGGGATCTCTGCCTGGCTCAAGGCATCTCGTCGGCTTCGATCGACAGCTACCAGTTCGGCAACAACCAGGTGTCGGGCATCACGGGCGGCAACGTGAACCTGGAAGAAGAAACCGCGGACACCTGGTCGGCCGGTCTCGTCTATCAGTCGCGCTTCCAGCACCCGCTGCTGTCGGGCTTCTCGGCCTCGATCGACTACTACAACATCGAGATCACCAACGTGATCGGCACCGTCGGCGCTGCGGCCCAGCTGCAGGGCTGCTACAACGCTCAAGGTCAAAACCCGACCTACGATCCGAACAACGGCTACTGCCAGCTGTTCGCGCGTGACCCGCTGACCGGCAACGTGACGCAGGCCCGCGAGCTGAACCAGAACCTGGCCACGCTGAAGACCTCGGGCGTCGATGCCCAGTTCGACTGGCGCGTGCAACTGGCTGACGCCGGTCTGCCCGATTGGGGTGCGCTGAGCGCCAACGTCGTCGTTGGCTGGCTGAGCGACTGGCAGCGCCAGGACACCGCTGGCGGTCCGTTCATCAACCGCACGGGCACCATTGACAGCGTCTTCGGCAACACCTTCCCCGAGTGGAAGATGCTGTCGTCGCTGAACTGGTCGATGGGGGCGTTTGGCGCCGGCGTCCGTTGGCGTCGCGTGGGTGAGATGACCCAGTTCGGCACCACCACGGTGCTGGAGCCGCTGCACTACTTCGACCTGAACGGGTCGTGGGCGGTCAACGATACGGTCGTCCTGCGTGCAGGCGTGAACAACCTGACCGACGAAGATCCCCGGACCTATTCGCCGGGCGTTCAGGCCAACACCGATCCGTCGACCTACGACGTGCTCGGCCGCCGCTACTACGTCGGCCTGACCGCGCGCTTCTAA
- the crcB gene encoding fluoride efflux transporter CrcB, translating to MMQILLVAAGGALGAMARYGLGLTVGRFAPGAAWPWATMTANITGGLLMGLLAGWLALKAGAGQESIRLFAAVGLLGGFTTFSAFSLEAALMIERRELATAFVYVAGSVVVSIAALFVGLMIARKLFTGVGA from the coding sequence ATGATGCAAATTCTTCTTGTCGCCGCCGGCGGCGCCCTGGGGGCCATGGCCCGCTATGGGCTGGGTCTGACGGTCGGGCGGTTCGCGCCGGGCGCAGCGTGGCCATGGGCGACCATGACCGCCAATATCACCGGCGGCCTGCTGATGGGGCTGTTGGCCGGGTGGCTGGCGCTGAAGGCGGGCGCGGGGCAGGAGAGCATCCGTCTGTTCGCCGCCGTTGGCCTGCTGGGCGGCTTCACCACCTTTTCGGCCTTTTCGCTGGAAGCGGCGCTGATGATCGAACGCCGTGAACTGGCCACGGCTTTCGTCTATGTGGCGGGTTCGGTGGTTGTTTCCATCGCCGCCCTGTTCGTCGGCCTGATGATCGCGCGCAAACTGTTTACCGGAGTGGGCGCATGA